CGGGTGGCGGCGCGACTGGCAGCGGCGGGCTGGCCACTGGCGGATTTCAGCCAGAGTCCTTCCGCGTAGTGGCGCAGCACAGCCGCAGACATCTGTGAGATTGTGCTTGCGCGCCTTCGATTTCCGGCGTAATGTCGAACACAAGTTCGACGCGAAGGTGCTCCCGCTTTTTCGGTGAGCCCGTCTCGGCGGTCATGAGCCGTCGGGAAGGTTCGACGACCCCTGACGAGGGTTGGCCTGAACCGTATAGCCCTATGGGCGTGTTTTGGCAACACTTTGAAAGGGTGGGTCCAGGGGTAGACGCCATCCATTCCAGTTTTCCCGCAGGCGCTGGTGCATGATCTCGCGCGCTTCACCGCCGGAAGAGGATGCATGCCCGGTCCAGTTTTCGTTGATGGGTGCCAGGTATGTCGTGACCGATCTGTCGTCTCCAGCGTGAGCAGTGCTGCGCTGCACCTTGACAACTGAACAGTGAGCCGGCTCCTCACGCGTTACGGGTGGGGTTGCCACGGTAGTTCGTTGGCCGCTACGCGCTGCCGCTCCTCGCTCTGCTCGTCGGCCCAGAAGTCATCGAACTTCTTGCCGGGGTGGACATTCGGGACACGATCGAGAAGGTTGCTCAGCCACGCGGGTGGCCGTGTGGGTTTCCATTGCGGCAGTGCGGAACTCAACTGTGCCATCGTCTTCAGGACGACGAACACCCCGAAGAAGGCGTCGGGTGCATCGCTGATGGCGATGGCCAGAAATCCGATCAACAGCGTCATGTGCACGACCATGACGCGACCGAGGACTTGACTGCCGATCTGCTCAAGCTGTCGGAACGGCCAGGCGCGCAGCTGGGTCAGATCCACCAGGAAGTCCACTGTCATGAAGGCGAACACCGACAGGCAGCCGAGGCCGACGCTGCGCCAATCGACCTGAACGAGGTGGCCGACACCGTTGTGGTTGAGCAACAGCAGCACCGCACCCAGGAAGACGCCGTGCACCGCGGAGAAGCTCAGGCTGATGACCGCGAAGCTCGACATGTAGGTCGACAACGGCTTGGCGCTGCGCCGCCGCCCGTTGACCGTGTAGCGATAACGTCCATCCTCGTGGCCGGGTGCGTTGTAGTCGAAGTGCCCGCGCTTGGGTGACCAGCGCTGGTGCAGTGCGATCCGGGCCAGGATGAAGAGCGCGGCGGCCACCGTCTCGAACCAGTACACCGCCAACGTGGTCGCACCGGACCAGTTCTGGGTGAACCACCCGAACACGGGCACTGCGATCACCCCCAGCATGGAGACCAGGTGTACGACGCGGATCACGTCGCAAATCGTCGCACGCAGGCAACCCAAAAGTGCGATTAGGCGGAACTGACGATCGATGCGACGGGGGAGCCGTCGACCGCGGGCGAACAGTTTCGGAGAAGTGTCTACACATGCGTCAAAAAGCGCTAGCTTGACGGTTGTCAAACCGGTCGTCCTTGGAGGCAGCGTGTCGCATATTTCGGCGTGGATGGGTGCTGGTGTGGTCGCAGCGGGGGTTTCCGCCGCGATGATCGCCGGAGCCGACGTGGCCAGCGCGGACACCGGCGCCGACTCCTCGTCAGACTCATCGACGAGCTCTTCCGATGGCGACCGGACACGTGCAGATAGTTCGCACGATGCGCCTGCACCTGCGTCCGAGAAGGCATCGGATAGTGACACGGACGCCAACGACGACACCGACGACACCGACGACGGTGCCGGGCTCGACGATGTCTTCAGCAACGACGTGGACGCCGACGATGAGCTCGATGACGGTGTCGAGTTGGGCAGCGGTGACGAACAGGGCGAAGACGAGGTATCCGCCGGTGTCGGCGGCGGCGCGCGCACCGAAGACGACGTACTCGTCGAGGACATGAAGAGTGTGCTCGAGACGTCGGGATCGGAGAGCGAGGTCGTCGAGCCGATCGTCGAGAACCTGGCAACTTCCGAGATCGGGGAGGACGCCTCCGCGGCCAACGAGGGTTCCGGCACCGAAGAGTCGGCCGCGGTCGAGTCCGCCGCCGTGACACCACATGGCGATGACACCAACGTCGCAACCCACGTGTGGACCCCGAACGTGGCGCCCGCCGCAGCATCGCCGGCGGCGGCCATCACCTCCGCGACGGTGAGTTCGGCAGTGGCGGCGCCGCAGCGGTCGCTGCTGGACATCATCGCGTCGTTCGTCTTCGACTTCGTCGGAGTGGCAGTGACATTCATCGCCGGACCGCCGGTCGTCCCGCGCGGCAGTACTGTGACGGTGCGGACATCGACCTTGGCGATCGACGGCCAGCACACGGTGCCCGCCCATTGGTATTACCCCGCGGGCGACGAGCCGCCGCAGCGGATCATCTACCTGCAGCACGGCTTTCTCGGTGTCGGAGCGATGTACAGCTACACGGCGGCGAACCTTGCCGAAAGCACCAACAGCATCGTCGTGGTGCCGACGCTGACCTCGAATCGCAACGTCGAGGACGGATTCTGGCTGGGCAGCGACGAGGCGCTGCGGGCCACGGCTGCACTGCTTCTCGGTGACCGGGAAGCCTTGACCGCCAGTGCAATTGCCGCCGGCTTCGCCGAGCGATACGGGGCCGAGGCCACTCTGCCGGACCGGTTCGCGTTGGTCGGGCATTCGCTGGGCGGCAATCTGGTGGCGGGTGCCGCGGGTTACTACGCCGACGCCATCACCGCAGGCGGGGAAACCAGCCACCTGGCCGGGGTGATCCTGCTCGACGCGGCACCGCAGGGCAGTGTGCTTTCCGATGCGCTGGTCAAACTGGACGGGGTCGGCAGCTACGTTCCCGTCATGGAACTCGGGGCCCCCAAGGAGCCTCGCCGGGTGGATGAGGCCCTCAACCAGCATCGGCCGGGGACCTTCAACGGCATCGTGCTGGAGAACGGCAAGCACCTGGACTCCATGGACGGCGGCTCCTGGCTCATCCAGTTCATCTCGCACCTCTACCAGGGCTTCCCGACGGCGCAGAACCAGGCGGCGGCGCAGGTGATCATCGACGGCTGGGCGAAGGACATCCTCGACGGCCGGATCGATCCGCTCACCGGCCGGTGCGCCGGTGCGGAGTGCGCCGGCATCTATGGCGACCCGGGCCAGGTGCTGGAGCTGCCGACCCCGGCCGGGCCCACACGTGGGTCGGTGATCGGCTCAGCCGTGCCCGTGCGGTCGGCCGAGTTCGAGCCGATGCCCGTGACGGCGACCGTGGCGGCGCGTGGGCCGGCAGCCCGAAATCTGATGTTGAGCATGTGATCTCGATCAGCCGGACCACATCGGAAACAGCAAGCACCCCGCCGACGTCGACATCGGCGGGGTGGCTCGGCGGAAGCACTAGATCGTGGCGGTGTCGATCACGAACCGGTACCGCACATCGCTGGAGATCACGCGGTCCCACGCCTCGTTGATGTAGGAGGCCTCGATGACCTCGATCTCCGGGGTGACGCCGTGCTCGGCGCAGAAATCGAGCATCTCCTGGGTCTCCGGGATACCGCCGATCATCGATCCGGAGATGCTGCGACGGCCACCGGCCAGCGGAAAGAACGGCACCTCGAGCGGATGCTCGGGCGCACCCAGCTCGACCAGGGTGCCATCGATCTTGAGCAGAGCCAGGTACTGACCGAGGTCGAGGTTGGCCGACACGGTATTGAGGATCAGGTCGAACTTGCCGGCCAGCTTGCTGAACGTGTCGGGGTCACTGGTGGCGTAGTACTCGTCGGCACCGAGTCGCAGGCCGTCTTCCATCTTCTTGAGCGACTGGCTGAGAACGGTCACCTTGGCGCCCATGGCGTGGGCCAGCTTGACGCCCATGTGGCCGAGGCCGCCGAGGCCGATGATGGCGACATTCTTGCCGGGGCCGGCGTTCCAG
This DNA window, taken from Mycolicibacterium neoaurum, encodes the following:
- a CDS encoding DUF6498-containing protein, with the protein product MIRVVHLVSMLGVIAVPVFGWFTQNWSGATTLAVYWFETVAAALFILARIALHQRWSPKRGHFDYNAPGHEDGRYRYTVNGRRRSAKPLSTYMSSFAVISLSFSAVHGVFLGAVLLLLNHNGVGHLVQVDWRSVGLGCLSVFAFMTVDFLVDLTQLRAWPFRQLEQIGSQVLGRVMVVHMTLLIGFLAIAISDAPDAFFGVFVVLKTMAQLSSALPQWKPTRPPAWLSNLLDRVPNVHPGKKFDDFWADEQSEERQRVAANELPWQPHP
- a CDS encoding NAD(P)-dependent alcohol dehydrogenase; its protein translation is MTTTVSAYAATSATDPLTKTTIERRDVGPHDVAFDIKFAGICHSDIHTAKAEWGTPSYPLVVGHEIAGVVTEVGSEVTKYKVGDHVGVGCMVNSCQNCENCAAGLEQYCLGTGMIGTYGATDRDGTITQGGYSQAIVVDEKFVLRIPDSIPLDKAAPLLCAGITLFSPLKHWNAGPGKNVAIIGLGGLGHMGVKLAHAMGAKVTVLSQSLKKMEDGLRLGADEYYATSDPDTFSKLAGKFDLILNTVSANLDLGQYLALLKIDGTLVELGAPEHPLEVPFFPLAGGRRSISGSMIGGIPETQEMLDFCAEHGVTPEIEVIEASYINEAWDRVISSDVRYRFVIDTATI